In the Acidovorax sp. A79 genome, one interval contains:
- a CDS encoding IclR family transcriptional regulator, which yields MSSILERSFKVLEHLAPHPEGKALSNLASELDMPLSATHRLLAELVRCGYVRQEHNQGNYMLTIKLVSLGLGFLSASGIVDIAQPLLDRLAAESGELVRLAVVDGDELTFVAKAQGAMRGLRYDPDMGLSVNLSCSSAGHAWLSTMTDEEALALVARRGFGKPEDYGPNAPTTVKALLAYLQAARERGFSMIVEVFAPAMTAMAAPVRSSHNGAVIGVVTIAGPLVRLTEERMLALGPALLATTQELAMASSGSALLRKRG from the coding sequence ATGAGCAGCATCCTCGAGCGCAGCTTCAAAGTCCTGGAACACCTCGCGCCCCACCCTGAAGGCAAGGCGCTGTCGAACCTCGCGTCCGAACTGGACATGCCGCTGAGCGCCACGCACCGGCTGCTGGCCGAGCTGGTCCGCTGCGGCTATGTGCGCCAGGAACACAACCAGGGCAACTACATGCTGACGATCAAGCTGGTGTCGCTGGGCCTCGGGTTCCTGAGCGCCAGCGGCATCGTGGACATTGCGCAGCCTCTGCTGGACCGGCTGGCCGCCGAATCGGGCGAGCTGGTGCGCCTCGCGGTGGTGGATGGCGACGAACTGACCTTCGTGGCCAAGGCGCAGGGGGCGATGCGCGGTCTGCGCTACGACCCGGACATGGGCCTGTCGGTGAACCTGTCGTGCAGCTCGGCCGGCCACGCGTGGCTGTCCACGATGACCGACGAGGAAGCCCTGGCGCTGGTCGCCAGGCGTGGCTTTGGCAAGCCCGAGGACTACGGCCCCAACGCGCCCACCACCGTGAAGGCGCTGCTGGCCTACCTGCAGGCCGCGCGCGAGCGCGGCTTCAGCATGATCGTGGAAGTGTTCGCCCCCGCCATGACCGCCATGGCCGCGCCCGTCCGCAGCAGCCACAACGGCGCGGTGATCGGCGTGGTCACCATCGCGGGGCCTCTGGTGCGCCTGACCGAGGAGCGCATGCTGGCCCTGGGCCCCGCTCTGCTGGCCACCACGCAAGAACTCGCCATGGCCAGCAGCGGCTCGGCCCTGCTCAGAAAACGCGGGTAG
- a CDS encoding methylated-DNA--[protein]-cysteine S-methyltransferase has translation MLTEKRGPAAAQGFALFSTAVGHCGLAWNGPLLVGVQLPEDEGEAHTRARMQRRFPGAPESPMPPEVAAWAARVVALLAGAHDDLLDVPLATEGVPPFNARVYELARRIPPGKTMTYGEMAAALGEPGAARAVGQALGHNPFAPVVPCHRILAAGGKTGGFSAGGGAATKMRMLEIEGAFAHETLALFAPRD, from the coding sequence GTGCTGACTGAAAAACGCGGGCCTGCAGCAGCCCAGGGCTTCGCGCTGTTTTCGACGGCGGTGGGGCACTGTGGCCTGGCCTGGAATGGCCCCTTGCTGGTCGGTGTGCAGCTGCCCGAGGACGAGGGCGAGGCGCACACGCGTGCGCGCATGCAGCGGCGCTTTCCGGGTGCGCCTGAATCGCCCATGCCACCCGAAGTGGCCGCCTGGGCGGCCCGCGTGGTGGCCTTGCTCGCGGGCGCGCACGACGACCTGCTCGACGTGCCCTTGGCCACCGAGGGCGTGCCGCCCTTCAATGCCCGTGTCTACGAGCTGGCCCGGCGCATACCGCCCGGCAAGACCATGACCTATGGCGAAATGGCCGCCGCCCTGGGCGAGCCCGGCGCCGCGCGCGCCGTGGGGCAGGCGCTGGGCCATAACCCCTTCGCGCCCGTGGTGCCCTGCCACCGCATCCTCGCGGCGGGCGGCAAGACCGGCGGCTTCTCGGCCGGAGGGGGGGCCGCCACCAAGATGCGCATGCTGGAGATCGAGGGCGCGTTCGCCCATGAGACCCTGGCGCTCTTCGCGCCACGGGACTGA
- a CDS encoding SDR family oxidoreductase yields the protein MIDDFKGKTAVLTGAGSGFGLECARIGARLHMNLVLVDVQQDALDAAAAEAQSAGVQVLARKVDVSDAGHMEQLAVDVEQRFGAPHLVFNNAGVGAGGLVWENSVKDWEWVLGVNLWGVIHGVRLFTPMMLAAAKKDPAWRGHIVNTASMAGLVDAPNMGIYNVSKHAVVSLSETLYQDLALVTDQISASVLCPYFVPTGIAQSHRNRPGELQAGKPTRSQLIGQAMSDKAVGSGKVTAAEVAQKVFDAASQGQFYIYSHPKALASVQTRMEDVLQGRNPTDPFAGKPEIGAQLKAALRAD from the coding sequence ATGATCGACGATTTCAAAGGCAAGACAGCCGTTCTCACCGGCGCGGGTTCGGGCTTCGGCCTGGAATGCGCGCGCATCGGCGCGCGCCTCCACATGAACCTGGTGTTGGTGGATGTGCAGCAGGACGCGCTCGACGCGGCCGCCGCCGAGGCGCAGTCCGCCGGTGTCCAGGTGCTGGCGCGCAAGGTGGATGTGTCCGACGCCGGGCATATGGAGCAGCTGGCGGTGGACGTGGAGCAGCGCTTCGGCGCGCCGCACCTGGTGTTCAACAACGCCGGCGTGGGCGCTGGCGGCCTGGTGTGGGAGAACTCCGTCAAGGACTGGGAGTGGGTGCTGGGCGTGAACCTCTGGGGCGTGATCCACGGCGTGCGCCTGTTCACCCCCATGATGCTCGCCGCCGCGAAGAAGGACCCGGCCTGGCGCGGCCACATCGTCAACACGGCCAGCATGGCCGGCCTGGTCGATGCCCCCAACATGGGCATCTACAACGTCAGCAAGCACGCGGTGGTGAGCCTGTCCGAAACGCTGTACCAGGACCTGGCCCTCGTCACCGACCAGATCAGCGCCAGCGTGTTGTGCCCGTACTTCGTGCCCACCGGCATCGCCCAGAGCCACCGCAACCGCCCAGGCGAGCTGCAGGCCGGCAAGCCCACGCGCAGCCAGCTCATCGGCCAGGCCATGAGCGACAAGGCCGTGGGCAGCGGCAAGGTGACGGCGGCCGAGGTGGCGCAGAAGGTGTTCGACGCGGCCTCGCAGGGCCAGTTCTACATCTACAGCCACCCCAAGGCGCTGGCTTCCGTGCAGACGCGCATGGAGGACGTGCTGCAGGGCCGCAACCCCACCGACCCCTTCGCGGGCAAGCCCGAGATCGGCGCCCAGCTCAAGGCCGCCCTGCGTGCTGACTGA
- a CDS encoding glutathione S-transferase family protein, whose amino-acid sequence MTTSLILHHYPSSPFSEKIRLALGYKQLAWKSVIIPSIAPKPDVVALTGGYRKTPFLQIGADIYCDSALVCDVLEHVQPEPVLYPPHLKGVARVFAQWADTTLFWAAMAYNLQPKGASAMFANLPPAAAQAFGEDRREMSAGMQRLRPADATAAYRSYLRRIAHMAEEHDFLFGAEPCLADFAAYHPLWFTRQCVPVMADIFAATPALLEWMDRVAALGHGRMEKLSAEDAITVAAGLDPLPLADDVFQDEHGIPLGSPVTIAAESFGTEPTEGELIAATRTRYTLRRTDPRAGTVHVHFPRIGYTLRKAEAIK is encoded by the coding sequence ATGACCACCTCCCTGATCCTGCACCACTACCCCTCGTCCCCTTTCTCGGAAAAGATCCGGCTGGCGCTGGGCTACAAGCAACTGGCCTGGAAGTCGGTGATCATCCCCAGCATCGCGCCCAAGCCCGATGTGGTGGCGCTCACGGGCGGCTACCGCAAGACGCCGTTCCTGCAGATCGGTGCCGACATCTACTGCGACTCGGCCCTGGTCTGCGACGTGCTCGAGCACGTGCAGCCCGAGCCCGTGCTCTACCCGCCACACCTCAAGGGCGTGGCGCGGGTCTTCGCCCAGTGGGCCGACACCACGCTGTTCTGGGCCGCCATGGCCTACAACCTGCAGCCCAAGGGCGCATCGGCCATGTTCGCCAACCTGCCGCCGGCCGCGGCCCAGGCCTTTGGCGAAGACCGCCGCGAGATGAGCGCCGGCATGCAGCGCCTGCGCCCGGCCGATGCCACGGCAGCCTACCGCTCCTACCTGCGCCGCATCGCGCACATGGCCGAGGAGCATGACTTCCTGTTCGGCGCCGAGCCCTGCCTGGCCGACTTCGCCGCCTACCATCCGCTGTGGTTCACGCGCCAGTGCGTGCCGGTGATGGCCGACATCTTTGCCGCCACGCCCGCGTTGCTCGAATGGATGGACCGCGTGGCGGCCCTGGGCCATGGCCGCATGGAAAAGCTGAGCGCCGAGGACGCCATCACCGTGGCGGCGGGGCTGGACCCGCTGCCCCTGGCGGACGACGTGTTCCAGGACGAGCACGGCATCCCGCTCGGCAGCCCGGTGACGATCGCCGCCGAGAGCTTCGGCACCGAACCCACGGAGGGCGAACTGATCGCCGCCACGCGCACGCGCTACACCCTGCGCCGTACCGACCCGCGTGCGGGCACGGTGCACGTGCACTTCCCCCGGATTGGCTACACATTGCGAAAGGCCGAAGCCATCAAATGA
- a CDS encoding isovaleryl-CoA dehydrogenase: MTTAAARPASTHEVFNQSTPWADVNLFTTNRPLQDALRLHSPALPLEGLTALGAEMGSAEMQAHARLANTWQPQLRTHDRFGHRTDVVEFHPSYHALIGAALRHGLHATPWSRKDAAGAPVPHAHIERAAGFMLFTEAEPSVLCPVSMSYAVTPALRGNPAVWADWSAGLASTRYDPRLALFSQKTALTMGMGMTEKQGGSDVRANTTQAVPDGEDAWGPRYRITGHKWFFSAPMCDAFLILAQAPGGLTCFFLPRVLPGEGEGSVNTIRIQRLKDKLGNHANASSEVEFIDALAWRVGEEGRGVAQILEMGTMTRLDCALGTSGLMRQALSIALHHTRQRSAFGKKLIDQPLMRNVLADLALESEAATALSIRLASAFDQKDSSGHEAVMARLLTPVAKFWVCKRGSAFAQEAMECLGGNGYVEEGGEGTMARIYREMPLNSIWEGAGNIMALDLLRAVRRADTAAALADELAPARGAHPALDRMASALPLRVDAMTTEAEARRLAQDVALAVQAALLYRSAPASVFGAFCDARLGGDWGYSFGTLGAGVDFDALLDRALPA; the protein is encoded by the coding sequence ATGACCACTGCCGCTGCCCGCCCCGCCAGCACCCATGAGGTGTTCAACCAGAGCACCCCCTGGGCCGACGTCAATCTGTTCACCACCAACCGTCCCTTGCAGGATGCGCTGCGCCTGCACAGCCCGGCGCTGCCGCTGGAAGGCCTGACCGCGCTGGGCGCCGAGATGGGCTCCGCCGAGATGCAGGCCCATGCCCGCCTGGCCAACACCTGGCAGCCCCAGCTGCGCACGCACGACCGTTTCGGCCACCGCACCGATGTGGTGGAGTTCCACCCCAGCTACCACGCGCTCATCGGCGCGGCACTGCGCCACGGGCTGCACGCCACGCCCTGGTCGCGCAAGGATGCCGCGGGCGCGCCGGTGCCGCATGCCCACATCGAGCGCGCGGCGGGCTTCATGCTGTTCACCGAGGCCGAGCCCTCGGTGCTGTGCCCCGTCTCCATGAGCTACGCCGTCACGCCCGCGCTGCGCGGCAACCCCGCCGTGTGGGCCGACTGGAGCGCGGGCCTGGCCAGCACGCGGTACGACCCGCGCCTGGCCCTGTTCTCGCAAAAAACCGCGCTCACCATGGGCATGGGCATGACCGAGAAGCAGGGCGGCTCGGACGTGCGCGCCAACACCACGCAGGCGGTGCCTGATGGCGAGGACGCCTGGGGCCCGCGCTACCGCATCACCGGGCACAAATGGTTCTTCTCGGCGCCCATGTGTGATGCCTTCCTGATCCTGGCGCAGGCGCCCGGCGGGCTCACCTGCTTCTTCCTGCCGCGCGTGCTGCCCGGTGAAGGGGAGGGGTCCGTCAACACCATCCGCATCCAGCGCCTGAAGGACAAGCTGGGCAACCACGCCAACGCGAGTTCCGAGGTCGAGTTCATCGATGCGCTGGCCTGGCGCGTGGGCGAGGAGGGGCGTGGCGTGGCCCAGATCCTGGAGATGGGCACCATGACGCGCCTGGACTGCGCCCTGGGCACCAGTGGCCTCATGCGCCAGGCGCTGAGCATCGCGCTGCACCACACGCGCCAGCGCTCGGCCTTTGGCAAGAAGCTCATCGACCAGCCGCTCATGCGCAACGTGCTGGCCGATCTTGCTCTTGAAAGTGAAGCGGCTACCGCACTATCCATAAGGCTTGCCAGCGCTTTTGATCAAAAAGACAGCAGTGGGCACGAGGCCGTGATGGCCCGCCTGCTCACGCCCGTGGCCAAGTTCTGGGTGTGCAAGCGCGGCAGCGCGTTCGCCCAGGAGGCCATGGAGTGCCTGGGCGGCAACGGCTATGTGGAGGAGGGCGGCGAAGGCACCATGGCCCGCATCTACCGCGAGATGCCGCTCAACTCCATCTGGGAAGGCGCGGGCAACATCATGGCGCTCGATCTGCTGCGCGCCGTGCGCCGCGCCGACACGGCGGCGGCCCTGGCGGACGAGCTGGCCCCGGCGCGCGGCGCCCACCCGGCACTCGACCGCATGGCCAGCGCGCTGCCGCTGCGCGTGGACGCGATGACCACCGAGGCCGAGGCCCGGCGCCTGGCGCAGGACGTGGCCCTGGCCGTGCAGGCCGCGCTGCTGTACAGGAGCGCGCCGGCCAGCGTGTTCGGCGCCTTCTGCGATGCGCGCCTGGGCGGCGACTGGGGCTACAGTTTCGGCACGCTGGGCGCGGGCGTGGATTTCGACGCCCTGCTGGACCGCGCGCTGCCCGCATGA
- a CDS encoding GNAT family N-acetyltransferase gives MTLRWVWARFDDLGVHALHDALALRCRVFILEQGPYQDPDGADKQSWHLLGYDEAGALQACLRVVDPGVNYPEPSIGRVVTAREARGNGTGRALMLEGIARCSGAWPGQSIRISAQAHLHRFYGSLGFAAVSDEYLEDDIPHIEMLWSPS, from the coding sequence ATGACGCTCCGTTGGGTCTGGGCCCGCTTCGATGACCTGGGCGTGCACGCGCTGCATGACGCCCTGGCCCTGCGCTGCAGGGTCTTCATCCTGGAGCAGGGCCCTTACCAGGACCCGGACGGCGCGGACAAGCAATCGTGGCACCTGCTGGGCTATGACGAGGCCGGTGCGCTGCAGGCCTGCCTGCGCGTGGTGGACCCGGGCGTGAACTACCCCGAGCCGTCCATCGGCCGCGTGGTCACGGCCCGGGAGGCGCGCGGCAACGGCACGGGTCGGGCGCTGATGCTGGAAGGCATCGCCCGTTGCAGCGGTGCGTGGCCCGGCCAGTCCATCCGCATCAGTGCGCAGGCCCACCTGCACCGCTTTTACGGCAGCCTGGGCTTCGCGGCCGTGTCGGACGAATACCTCGAAGACGATATCCCCCATATCGAAATGTTGTGGAGCCCATCATGA
- a CDS encoding NADP-dependent oxidoreductase: protein MPRNQQIVLDNRPQGEAVASNFKLVAVDTPALQDGQVLVRHHYLSLDPYMRGRMNESKSYAASQGLGEVMIGGTVGEVAESHHPKYAVGDKVVGMGGWQEYSVVDGNAVGALRKVDTTHVPLSHYLGAVGMPGVTAWYGLVKIIAPKEGDTVVVSAATGAVGSAFAALAKARGCRAVGIAGGADKCRYAVEELGFDACIDYKEHSDVKALSKALKEACPNGIDGYFENVGGWIMDAVMLRMNAFSRVALCGMIAGYDGQPLPMANPALMLINRMKIEGFIVSEHMEVWPEALKELGTLVGTGKLRPRETVAQGIAAAPEAFLGLLKGKNFGKQLVKLI, encoded by the coding sequence ATGCCACGCAACCAACAGATCGTTCTCGACAACCGCCCCCAGGGCGAGGCCGTGGCCAGCAACTTCAAGCTGGTGGCGGTGGACACGCCTGCGCTGCAGGACGGCCAGGTGCTGGTGCGCCACCACTACCTGAGTCTGGACCCCTACATGCGCGGCCGCATGAACGAGAGCAAGAGCTATGCGGCGTCCCAGGGCCTGGGCGAGGTCATGATCGGCGGCACCGTGGGCGAGGTGGCCGAGAGCCACCACCCCAAGTACGCCGTGGGCGACAAGGTGGTGGGCATGGGCGGCTGGCAGGAGTACAGCGTGGTGGACGGCAATGCCGTGGGCGCGCTGCGCAAGGTGGACACCACCCATGTGCCGCTGTCGCACTACCTGGGCGCCGTGGGCATGCCCGGCGTGACGGCGTGGTACGGCCTGGTAAAGATCATCGCCCCCAAGGAAGGCGACACCGTGGTGGTGAGCGCCGCCACCGGCGCCGTGGGCAGCGCCTTCGCCGCGCTGGCCAAGGCGCGCGGCTGCCGCGCGGTGGGCATTGCCGGCGGTGCCGACAAGTGCCGCTATGCGGTCGAGGAACTGGGCTTCGACGCCTGCATCGACTACAAGGAACACAGCGATGTGAAGGCCCTGTCCAAGGCCTTGAAGGAAGCCTGCCCGAACGGCATCGATGGCTACTTCGAGAACGTGGGCGGCTGGATCATGGACGCCGTGATGCTGCGCATGAACGCCTTCAGCCGCGTGGCGCTGTGCGGCATGATCGCCGGCTATGACGGCCAGCCCCTGCCCATGGCCAACCCCGCGCTGATGCTGATCAACCGCATGAAGATCGAGGGCTTCATCGTGAGCGAACACATGGAAGTGTGGCCCGAGGCGCTCAAGGAGCTGGGCACCCTGGTGGGCACCGGCAAGCTGCGCCCGCGCGAGACGGTGGCGCAGGGCATTGCCGCCGCGCCCGAGGCCTTCCTGGGCCTGCTCAAGGGCAAGAACTTCGGCAAGCAACTGGTGAAGCTGATCTGA
- a CDS encoding PaaI family thioesterase, whose amino-acid sequence MKSFGVEIPFVSHLGFTLHRMEKGESELRYEARSEHLNSFDVTHGGASMTLLDVTMATAARSETPDMGVVTIEMKTSFMQPARGPLVAKGRLIHRTATMAFTEGTVYDAQGKVCSHATGTFKYVKRLPVDSRTANGLKVISTD is encoded by the coding sequence GTGAAAAGTTTTGGTGTCGAAATCCCCTTTGTCAGCCACCTTGGCTTCACCCTGCACCGCATGGAAAAGGGTGAATCCGAACTGCGCTACGAAGCCAGGTCCGAGCACCTGAACTCCTTCGACGTGACCCACGGCGGCGCGTCGATGACGCTGCTGGACGTGACCATGGCCACGGCCGCGCGCAGCGAGACGCCCGACATGGGGGTGGTCACCATCGAGATGAAGACCAGCTTCATGCAGCCCGCCCGCGGCCCGCTGGTGGCCAAGGGGCGGCTCATCCACCGCACCGCCACCATGGCGTTCACCGAAGGCACGGTGTACGACGCGCAAGGCAAGGTGTGCAGCCACGCCACCGGCACCTTCAAGTACGTGAAGCGCCTGCCGGTGGACAGCCGCACCGCGAATGGCCTCAAGGTGATTTCCACCGACTGA
- a CDS encoding SDR family oxidoreductase, giving the protein MTRTIQQLFDLTGKTALVTGGSRGLGLQLAHALGEAGAKIVLSSRKASDLEEAAADLQAAGIDARWIAADCANEADIRRLADETLERLGHVDILVNNAGAAWGAPAEDHPVEAWDKVMNLNVRGYFILSQHIAKHSMIGRRGGSIINVASIAGLGGNPKGMNTIAYNTSKGAVINFTRALAAEWGAYNIRVNAICPGFFPSKMTVGTLKAMGEEALAAHAPLGRLGDDEDLKGLCALYASDAGKHITGQWLAVDGGVSIVTGG; this is encoded by the coding sequence ATGACCCGCACCATCCAACAATTGTTTGACCTGACTGGCAAGACCGCGCTCGTCACCGGCGGCTCGCGCGGCCTGGGCCTGCAGCTGGCCCACGCGCTGGGCGAGGCCGGCGCCAAGATCGTGCTGAGTTCGCGCAAGGCGTCCGACCTGGAAGAAGCCGCCGCCGACCTGCAGGCCGCCGGCATCGACGCCCGCTGGATCGCCGCCGACTGCGCCAACGAGGCGGACATCCGCCGCCTGGCCGACGAGACGCTGGAGCGCCTGGGCCACGTGGACATCCTCGTGAACAACGCGGGCGCCGCCTGGGGCGCACCGGCCGAGGACCATCCCGTGGAGGCCTGGGACAAGGTGATGAACCTCAACGTGCGCGGCTATTTCATCCTCTCCCAGCACATCGCCAAGCACAGCATGATCGGCCGCCGCGGCGGCAGCATCATCAATGTGGCATCCATCGCCGGCCTGGGCGGCAACCCCAAGGGCATGAATACCATTGCCTATAACACCTCCAAGGGCGCGGTGATCAACTTCACCCGTGCGCTGGCGGCAGAATGGGGCGCCTACAACATCCGCGTCAATGCCATCTGCCCAGGCTTCTTCCCGAGCAAGATGACGGTGGGTACCCTGAAGGCCATGGGCGAGGAAGCACTGGCGGCGCATGCTCCCCTGGGCCGCCTGGGCGACGATGAGGATTTGAAGGGCCTGTGTGCGCTGTATGCGTCCGATGCCGGCAAGCACATCACGGGCCAGTGGCTTGCGGTCGATGGCGGCGTGAGCATCGTCACGGGCGGCTAG
- a CDS encoding acyl-CoA dehydrogenase, whose translation MTLRSTLDFLLYDWLDAKALTARTRFSDHSRDTFDAVLDTCERIAREKYAPFNRTVDIEEPHFDGEKVTLPQCTHDAQKAYAASGMLSAAQDYDIGGMQLPYTVEAAANSFFAVASISMGSGLLTVGNANLLMVHGTEAQKTVFALNEFSGRFSGTMCLSEPQAGSSLSDVATRAVPDGEGFESDPLGPRYRLKGNKMWISAGEHELTENIIHLVLAKIPGPDGKLVPGTKGISLFIVPKKLVDTEGKLTGVRNDVALAGLNHKLGWRGTTNTLLNFGEGKYPVDGEAGAVGYLVGQPGKGLHCMFHMMNEARIGIGMAATMLGLAGYYASLDYAKNRPQGRPVQGPKDGAAAVVKDVAQPQVRIIEHADVKRMLLAQKSYGEGALALNLFCARLVDEQATGDSAAADEARLLLEVLTPIAKSWPSEWCLEANSLAIQIHGGYGYTRDFPVEQYWRDNRLNMIHEGTHGIQAMDLLGRKVLMEGGRGLQLLAGRINVTIERAIQVPALAAHANALGAALQQVGAATKAAWATGQPADALANAVPYMQAFGHMVLAWVWLDVALVTLAADAQLARPASVGRMGAMRFFFHYELPKIGAWLQVVSARDATCAAFPEEAF comes from the coding sequence ATGACCCTGCGTTCCACCCTCGACTTCCTGCTGTACGACTGGCTTGATGCCAAGGCCCTGACGGCCCGCACGCGTTTTTCCGACCATTCGCGCGACACCTTCGACGCGGTGCTCGACACCTGCGAGCGCATCGCGCGCGAGAAGTACGCGCCCTTCAACCGCACGGTGGACATCGAGGAGCCTCATTTCGACGGCGAGAAGGTCACGCTGCCCCAGTGCACGCACGATGCGCAGAAGGCCTACGCGGCCTCGGGCATGCTCAGTGCCGCGCAGGACTACGACATTGGCGGCATGCAGCTGCCCTACACGGTGGAGGCCGCGGCCAACAGCTTCTTCGCCGTGGCGTCGATCAGCATGGGCTCGGGCCTGCTCACGGTGGGCAATGCCAACCTGTTGATGGTGCATGGCACCGAGGCGCAGAAAACCGTGTTCGCGCTCAACGAATTCTCGGGCCGCTTCTCGGGCACCATGTGCCTGTCGGAGCCGCAGGCGGGTTCGTCGCTCAGCGACGTGGCCACGCGCGCCGTGCCCGATGGCGAGGGCTTCGAGAGCGACCCGCTGGGCCCGCGCTACCGCTTGAAGGGCAACAAGATGTGGATCTCGGCCGGCGAGCACGAGCTCACCGAGAACATCATCCATCTGGTGCTGGCCAAGATCCCCGGGCCCGACGGCAAGCTCGTGCCCGGCACCAAGGGCATTTCGCTCTTCATCGTGCCCAAGAAACTGGTGGACACCGAGGGCAAGCTCACCGGCGTGCGCAACGACGTGGCGCTGGCAGGCCTGAACCACAAGCTCGGCTGGCGCGGCACGACCAACACGCTGCTCAACTTCGGCGAGGGCAAGTACCCGGTCGATGGCGAGGCCGGCGCCGTGGGCTACCTGGTAGGCCAGCCCGGCAAGGGCCTGCACTGCATGTTCCACATGATGAACGAGGCGCGCATCGGCATCGGCATGGCCGCGACCATGCTGGGCCTGGCGGGCTACTACGCGAGCCTCGACTACGCGAAGAACCGCCCCCAGGGCCGTCCGGTGCAGGGACCCAAGGATGGCGCCGCTGCCGTGGTGAAGGACGTGGCCCAGCCGCAGGTGCGCATCATCGAGCACGCCGACGTCAAGCGCATGCTGCTGGCGCAAAAATCGTACGGCGAGGGCGCACTGGCGCTCAACCTGTTCTGCGCGCGCCTGGTGGACGAGCAGGCCACGGGCGATTCGGCCGCCGCCGACGAGGCGCGTCTGCTGCTGGAGGTGCTGACTCCCATCGCCAAGAGCTGGCCCAGCGAGTGGTGCCTGGAGGCCAACAGCCTGGCCATCCAGATCCACGGCGGCTACGGCTATACGCGCGATTTCCCGGTGGAGCAGTACTGGCGCGACAACCGCCTGAACATGATCCACGAGGGCACGCACGGCATCCAGGCCATGGACCTGCTGGGCCGCAAGGTGCTGATGGAGGGCGGACGTGGCCTGCAACTGCTGGCCGGGCGCATCAATGTCACCATCGAACGCGCGATCCAGGTGCCCGCGCTGGCCGCGCATGCCAACGCGCTGGGCGCGGCGCTGCAGCAGGTGGGCGCCGCCACCAAGGCCGCATGGGCCACGGGTCAGCCCGCCGACGCGCTGGCCAATGCCGTGCCCTACATGCAGGCCTTTGGCCACATGGTGCTGGCCTGGGTGTGGCTGGACGTGGCGCTGGTCACGCTGGCCGCCGATGCACAGCTGGCCCGGCCGGCCAGCGTGGGCCGCATGGGCGCGATGCGCTTTTTCTTCCACTACGAGCTGCCCAAGATCGGTGCCTGGCTGCAGGTAGTGAGCGCGCGCGATGCGACCTGCGCCGCCTTTCCCGAAGAGGCGTTCTGA
- a CDS encoding PaaI family thioesterase, with the protein MASDRPTDMRSGMASPEAFLALGRQVLANQPFSVLLGAELAALAPGRCELSLALTPQLLQQHGFAHGGVVSYLADNALTYAGGTAMQVPVVTSEFKINYLRPAVGERLLARAEAVHHGKSQAVCRCEVFAIRGGQEKLCAVAQGTIAALPAAAGQGVPGEGAAAGED; encoded by the coding sequence ATGGCCTCGGACCGCCCCACCGACATGCGGTCCGGGATGGCCTCGCCCGAGGCCTTCCTGGCGCTGGGCCGGCAGGTGCTGGCCAACCAGCCCTTCAGCGTGCTGCTGGGGGCGGAGCTGGCGGCGCTGGCGCCGGGCCGGTGCGAGCTGTCCCTGGCGCTCACGCCGCAGCTGCTCCAGCAGCATGGTTTTGCGCACGGCGGGGTGGTGAGCTATCTCGCGGACAACGCGCTCACCTATGCCGGCGGAACGGCCATGCAGGTGCCGGTGGTCACGTCCGAGTTCAAGATCAACTACCTGCGGCCCGCGGTGGGCGAACGCCTGCTGGCCCGTGCCGAGGCGGTGCACCATGGCAAGAGCCAGGCTGTATGCCGCTGCGAGGTGTTTGCGATCCGGGGCGGGCAGGAAAAGCTCTGCGCCGTGGCGCAGGGCACGATTGCGGCATTGCCCGCTGCGGCGGGGCAGGGCGTGCCGGGCGAAGGGGCCGCGGCGGGCGAAGACTGA